In Capillimicrobium parvum, a genomic segment contains:
- a CDS encoding chromosome segregation SMC family protein: MHLKSLTLKGFKSFPDRTRLEFGSGVSVIVGPNGSGKSNVTDAVLWALGEQSPLAVRGASMQDVIFGGGRGVQARNAAEVELVLDNGEGSELYPMSEISIQRRLDRSGDGEYRLNGARCRLVDVLEVLSDTGLGKEMHSVVSQGRIEAIVTSKPRDRRLLIEEAAGLGKHRKRRRRAQLKLERTQDNLDRALDVEREARSRLRPLKRQAEAAELHERLERQSLEARWELARDVVRSKRADLGEAEAAAVAARAAREEAERRLTDVAARRERAEEALQRRTEQREAMAGRVYAARTARDRVDSRLERAAETASTLAERVERRAVQIAALESEAAADAPDEAGRERIAQLEAELERLDREHEAELERELETLEAERAAAEQRAAGLQQVVAERREALKAADAAAEAVRRERRESEKAVEAARRAAAKVGAELAAANQFLRSHAGAPGGARALSGELQVDEGYELALAAALDGRLGAAVVEDLPAGAALLDRAGRDGGRALVLGDTTDAGGARSPGAVSAAAPPPGAVALASLVRGPEAARALLDAVWVVEDLATLPEDFAGVAVTRTGRAWSALTRELRQVAAGGAERVLAERNRRDRLIADSERAVQAEQAALAAAEGASTAVAAADAERDEADQAARQADRERSAAGEEMRRAGWLIEQRRKAPQEGAAAVRRAQAEGELAAERRTAERAARERAERGRRLEYLRAQRTADEQLEPLARTLAATLGRVSAAVANRVEAVEAELAADREAGEGVAAELRACAREEAEIQNQLRQRGDALTTAEVRAQQLRDAEAEASHELGELAERLGLEAEPATEALEPEQADALRARIERLAKRREQLGPVNPLAKDEYAEAVAHVEELETQREDLETALRELRQLIRDTDREIRETFEATFTAAAQNFEELAEHVFPGGRGRLRLVREDAGPRAVLGGQGPQDGAEPASEEAAEAAAEAEDEPTPEEDLLGVEIEITPAGKSTKRLTLLSGGEKSMTAIAFLFAVFLAKPCPFYILDEVEAALDDLNLERFLALLERYADRAQFIVVTHQKKTMDAADCLYGVSMGGDGVSKVVSRRLPGRAAAATAA, encoded by the coding sequence ATGCATCTCAAGTCGCTGACGCTGAAGGGCTTCAAGTCGTTCCCGGACCGCACGCGGTTGGAGTTCGGCTCCGGCGTGTCGGTGATCGTCGGGCCCAACGGCTCGGGGAAGTCAAACGTCACCGACGCGGTGCTGTGGGCCCTGGGCGAGCAGTCGCCGCTCGCGGTGCGCGGCGCGTCGATGCAGGACGTCATCTTCGGCGGCGGCCGCGGCGTGCAGGCGCGCAACGCGGCGGAGGTCGAGCTCGTCCTCGACAACGGCGAGGGCTCCGAGCTCTATCCGATGAGCGAGATCTCGATCCAGCGCCGACTGGACCGCTCCGGCGACGGCGAGTACCGGCTCAACGGCGCGCGCTGCCGGCTCGTCGACGTCCTGGAGGTCCTGTCGGACACGGGCCTCGGCAAGGAGATGCACTCGGTCGTGTCCCAGGGGCGCATCGAGGCGATCGTGACGAGCAAGCCGCGCGACCGGCGGCTGCTGATCGAGGAGGCGGCGGGGCTCGGCAAGCACCGCAAGCGCCGGCGCCGGGCGCAGCTCAAGCTCGAGCGCACGCAGGACAACCTGGACCGCGCGCTCGACGTGGAGCGCGAGGCGCGGTCGCGGCTGCGGCCCTTGAAGCGGCAGGCGGAGGCGGCGGAGCTGCACGAGCGCCTGGAGCGCCAGTCGCTCGAGGCGCGCTGGGAGCTCGCGCGCGACGTGGTCCGGTCCAAGCGGGCGGATCTGGGCGAGGCCGAGGCCGCCGCGGTCGCGGCGCGCGCGGCGCGCGAGGAGGCCGAGCGGCGGCTGACGGATGTGGCGGCGCGGCGCGAGCGGGCCGAGGAGGCCCTGCAGCGGCGCACCGAGCAGCGCGAGGCGATGGCCGGGCGCGTCTACGCGGCCCGGACCGCGCGCGACCGCGTGGACTCGCGGCTCGAGCGCGCGGCGGAGACGGCGTCGACGCTCGCCGAGCGCGTCGAGCGGCGGGCCGTGCAGATCGCGGCGCTGGAGAGCGAGGCGGCCGCGGACGCGCCGGACGAGGCGGGGCGCGAGCGGATCGCCCAGCTCGAGGCCGAGCTCGAGCGCCTGGACCGCGAGCACGAGGCCGAGCTCGAGCGCGAGCTGGAGACGCTGGAGGCCGAGCGCGCCGCGGCCGAGCAGCGCGCGGCCGGGCTGCAGCAGGTCGTCGCGGAGCGCCGCGAGGCGCTGAAGGCGGCCGACGCCGCGGCGGAGGCCGTGCGGCGCGAACGGCGCGAGTCCGAGAAGGCGGTCGAGGCGGCCCGGCGCGCGGCGGCGAAGGTCGGCGCCGAGCTCGCGGCGGCCAACCAGTTCCTGCGCTCGCACGCCGGGGCGCCCGGCGGCGCGCGGGCGCTGTCGGGCGAGCTCCAGGTCGACGAGGGCTACGAGCTCGCGCTCGCCGCGGCGCTCGACGGGCGGCTGGGCGCCGCGGTCGTCGAGGACCTGCCCGCGGGCGCGGCGCTGCTCGATCGCGCGGGGCGCGACGGCGGACGCGCGCTCGTGCTCGGCGACACGACGGATGCCGGCGGCGCGCGGTCGCCCGGCGCCGTCTCCGCGGCGGCTCCCCCTCCCGGCGCGGTTGCGCTGGCGTCCCTCGTGCGCGGTCCCGAGGCGGCCCGCGCACTGCTCGACGCCGTCTGGGTCGTCGAGGACCTCGCCACCTTGCCGGAGGACTTCGCCGGGGTCGCGGTGACCCGGACCGGGCGCGCCTGGTCGGCGCTCACCCGCGAGCTGCGGCAGGTCGCCGCGGGCGGCGCGGAGCGCGTGCTCGCCGAGCGCAACCGTCGCGACCGCCTCATCGCCGATTCCGAGCGCGCCGTCCAGGCCGAGCAGGCCGCGCTGGCCGCCGCGGAGGGCGCGAGCACCGCCGTCGCCGCGGCCGACGCCGAGCGCGACGAAGCCGACCAGGCCGCCCGCCAGGCCGATCGCGAGCGGTCGGCCGCCGGCGAGGAGATGCGCCGCGCGGGCTGGCTCATCGAGCAGCGGCGCAAGGCCCCGCAGGAGGGCGCCGCCGCGGTGCGCCGCGCCCAGGCCGAGGGCGAGCTGGCCGCCGAGCGCCGCACCGCCGAACGCGCCGCGCGCGAGCGCGCCGAGCGCGGCCGGCGCCTCGAGTACCTGCGCGCCCAGCGGACGGCCGACGAGCAGCTGGAGCCGCTGGCCCGGACCCTCGCCGCGACGCTCGGCCGGGTCAGCGCCGCGGTCGCCAACCGCGTCGAGGCGGTGGAGGCCGAGCTCGCCGCCGACCGCGAGGCGGGGGAGGGCGTCGCCGCCGAGCTGCGCGCCTGCGCCCGCGAGGAGGCGGAGATACAGAACCAGCTGCGCCAGCGCGGCGACGCGCTGACCACGGCGGAGGTCCGCGCGCAGCAGCTGCGCGACGCCGAGGCCGAGGCGAGTCACGAGCTGGGCGAGCTCGCGGAGCGGCTCGGCCTGGAGGCGGAGCCGGCGACCGAGGCGCTCGAGCCCGAGCAGGCCGATGCGCTGCGCGCGCGGATCGAGCGGCTTGCGAAGCGCCGCGAGCAGCTCGGGCCGGTGAACCCGCTCGCGAAGGACGAGTACGCGGAGGCCGTCGCGCACGTCGAGGAGCTCGAGACCCAGCGCGAGGACCTCGAGACGGCGCTGCGTGAGCTGCGCCAGCTCATCCGCGACACCGACCGCGAGATCCGCGAGACGTTCGAGGCGACGTTCACGGCCGCCGCGCAGAACTTCGAGGAGCTCGCCGAGCACGTCTTCCCGGGCGGACGGGGGCGGCTGCGGCTCGTGCGCGAGGACGCCGGCCCGCGCGCGGTCCTTGGCGGTCAGGGGCCGCAGGACGGCGCCGAGCCGGCCTCCGAGGAGGCGGCGGAGGCCGCCGCCGAGGCCGAGGACGAGCCCACGCCCGAGGAGGACCTCCTCGGCGTCGAGATCGAGATCACCCCGGCCGGCAAGTCCACGAAGCGCCTCACGCTGCTGTCCGGCGGCGAGAAGTCGATGACCGCGATCGCGTTCCTCTTCGCGGTGTTCCTCGCCAAGCCGTGCCCGTTCTACATCCTCGACGAGGTGGAGGCGGCGCTGGACGACCTGAACCTCGAGCGCTTCCTCGCGCTGCTCGAGCGCTACGCCGACCGCGCCCAGTTCATCGTGGTCACCCACCAGAAGAAGACGATGGACGCGGCGGACTGCCTGTACGGCGTGTCGATGGGGGGCGACGGCGTGTCGAAGGTGGTCAGCCGCCGCCTGCCCGGGCGGGCCGCAGCCGCCACCGCCGCCTGA
- the ftsY gene encoding signal recognition particle-docking protein FtsY, with the protein MARDWNDLFITGDGASAAAAPRDEEPAKRRGFFRRLRENLSKTREALGAEIQATLFEGDVDEETWERLEEALIMADVGATTTAKVVGQLEQEAESGGLEGGEALSRRLQELLADIARTGQDRIDLRHDPTVILMVGVNGTGKTTTLGKIAWHLRNELGKSVMLGAADTFRAAATEQLQGWAERAGVPIVTGPEGSDPGAVAWDAIVQGRAQGADVVLIDTAGRLHTQDDLMAELSKVRRVIAKQLPDAPHETLLTVDATTGQNGLRQARLFAEAAEVDGIVLTKLDGTAKGGIALAIAGELGIPVKLIGVGEALEDLRPFDADDFAQALLS; encoded by the coding sequence ATGGCTCGCGACTGGAACGACCTCTTCATCACCGGCGACGGTGCGTCCGCCGCCGCGGCCCCGCGCGACGAGGAGCCGGCCAAGCGCCGCGGCTTCTTCCGCCGCCTGCGGGAGAACCTCTCGAAGACCCGCGAGGCGCTCGGCGCCGAGATCCAGGCCACCCTGTTCGAGGGCGACGTCGACGAGGAGACGTGGGAGCGCCTCGAGGAGGCGCTCATCATGGCCGACGTCGGCGCGACCACGACCGCCAAGGTCGTCGGCCAGCTCGAGCAGGAGGCCGAGTCCGGAGGGCTCGAGGGCGGGGAGGCGCTGAGCCGGCGCTTGCAGGAGCTGCTGGCGGACATCGCGCGCACCGGTCAGGACCGCATCGACCTGCGCCACGACCCCACGGTGATCCTGATGGTCGGCGTCAACGGCACGGGCAAGACGACGACGCTCGGCAAGATCGCCTGGCACCTGCGCAACGAGCTCGGCAAGAGCGTCATGCTCGGCGCCGCCGACACCTTCCGCGCCGCCGCGACCGAGCAGCTGCAGGGCTGGGCCGAGCGAGCCGGCGTGCCGATCGTCACCGGCCCCGAGGGCTCCGATCCGGGCGCCGTCGCGTGGGACGCCATCGTCCAGGGCCGCGCGCAGGGCGCCGACGTGGTGCTCATCGACACCGCCGGGCGCCTGCACACCCAGGACGACCTGATGGCCGAGCTCAGCAAGGTGCGCCGCGTCATCGCCAAGCAGCTGCCCGACGCGCCGCACGAGACGCTGCTGACCGTCGACGCCACGACCGGGCAGAACGGCCTGCGTCAGGCCCGCCTGTTCGCGGAGGCCGCGGAGGTCGACGGGATCGTCCTGACGAAGCTCGACGGCACCGCCAAGGGCGGCATCGCGCTCGCGATCGCGGGCGAGCTCGGCATCCCGGTCAAGCTCATCGGCGTCGGCGAGGCGCTCGAGGACCTGCGGCCGTTCGACGCCGACGACTTCGCCCAGGCCCTCCTGTCCTGA
- a CDS encoding NfeD family protein — protein sequence MDPWVIWIVAACVLAVGEIATVSFFLGPFAAGAVVAAIVALAGGGWVASTIVFLVISVLVLLFVRPVARRHLRQGPMLRTGAAALVGRNAIVVETIANDEGTGSARIDGEVWTARAFDDDRVIAAGERVHVIEIRGATALVD from the coding sequence ATGGACCCGTGGGTCATATGGATCGTGGCGGCATGCGTGCTTGCGGTGGGCGAGATCGCCACCGTCAGCTTCTTCCTGGGCCCGTTCGCGGCCGGGGCGGTCGTCGCCGCCATCGTCGCGCTGGCCGGCGGGGGCTGGGTCGCTTCGACGATCGTCTTCCTCGTCATCTCGGTTCTCGTGCTGCTGTTCGTGCGCCCCGTCGCCCGCCGGCACCTGCGCCAGGGTCCGATGCTGAGGACCGGCGCGGCCGCGCTCGTCGGGCGCAATGCGATCGTCGTGGAGACGATCGCCAACGACGAGGGCACCGGGAGCGCGCGCATCGACGGCGAGGTCTGGACGGCCCGCGCGTTCGACGACGATCGTGTGATCGCCGCGGGCGAGCGGGTCCACGTCATCGAGATCCGGGGCGCCACGGCGCTCGTCGACTAG
- a CDS encoding SPFH domain-containing protein produces the protein MAGLIVLGVLILFALFVAFKTIRIIPQARTGVVERLGRYSRTLQPGLAIVIPFIDRVRPLLDMREQVVPFQPQPVITEDNVTVQIDTVLYFTITEAKSATYEIANPLQAIEQLTITTLRNVVGGMTLEETLTSRDAVNSQLRVVLDEATGKWGIRINRVEIKSIEPPASIQEAMEKQMRAERDRRAAILTAEGVKQSQVLTAEGEKQSAILRAQGERESAVLRSEGEAKAIGTVFEAIHSGNPDGPLLSYQYLQMLPQIAKGDANKIWVIPSELTNALGNLGNRLNLDPGQPAQDRPADNGPVTPPVPPPTEPPR, from the coding sequence ATGGCAGGGCTCATCGTTCTCGGCGTGCTGATCCTCTTCGCGCTCTTCGTCGCGTTCAAGACGATCCGCATCATCCCGCAGGCTCGGACCGGCGTCGTCGAGCGTCTCGGCCGCTACAGCCGCACGCTTCAGCCGGGTCTGGCGATCGTCATCCCGTTCATCGACCGGGTGCGACCGCTCCTGGACATGCGCGAGCAGGTCGTGCCGTTCCAGCCGCAGCCGGTGATCACCGAGGACAACGTCACCGTGCAGATCGACACGGTCCTCTACTTCACGATCACCGAGGCGAAGTCCGCGACCTACGAGATCGCCAACCCGCTGCAGGCGATCGAGCAGCTGACGATCACCACGCTGCGCAACGTCGTCGGCGGCATGACGCTCGAGGAGACGCTGACCAGCCGTGATGCGGTCAACAGCCAGCTGCGCGTCGTGCTCGACGAGGCCACCGGCAAGTGGGGCATCCGGATCAACCGCGTGGAGATCAAGTCGATCGAGCCGCCGGCGTCGATCCAGGAGGCGATGGAGAAGCAGATGCGCGCCGAGCGCGACCGCCGCGCCGCGATCCTCACCGCGGAGGGCGTCAAGCAGTCGCAGGTGCTGACCGCCGAGGGCGAGAAGCAGTCCGCGATCCTCCGTGCCCAGGGCGAGCGCGAGTCGGCGGTGCTGCGGTCCGAGGGCGAGGCGAAGGCGATCGGCACGGTGTTCGAGGCGATCCACTCCGGCAACCCGGACGGGCCGCTGCTGAGCTACCAGTACCTGCAGATGCTGCCGCAGATCGCCAAGGGCGACGCGAACAAGATCTGGGTGATCCCGTCGGAGCTGACGAACGCGCTCGGCAACCTCGGCAATCGGCTGAACCTCGACCCGGGCCAGCCGGCCCAGGACCGTCCGGCGGACAACGGGCCCGTCACGCCCCCGGTGCCGCCGCCGACCGAGCCCCCGCGCTGA
- a CDS encoding sensor histidine kinase: MLPLRRTLYLLLSFWLGVAWFCVLVTGISMGIGLAITLIGLPILVAMLWAVRWMAEGERILVKALIGTDASAHYRRPGRPGLWAQIMTRLGDPQTWKDFVYLLVQFPLGLVWTVVAVVLITASAGTLFAPLYYWAVPDGIDAGLFNADTLPEALALVPLGVLLSWLSWHILDRLGRVHGAWAKLVLASSPDPELTARVDDLRSSQARIIEAADEARRRIERDLHDGAQQRLVALSLKLGMARKRLQDGGDGADTLVAEAHEEAKLALGDLRDLARGIHPAVLTECGLGPAIEELAARAPVDVTVAEIPGERLPPATEAAAYFVVAECLVNVAKYAQADEVVVRARPDVGRLVVEVADDGVGGADPSSGSGLRGLADRVAALDGVLRVTSAPGAGTTVRAEIPLVAATEGVLV, encoded by the coding sequence ATGCTGCCGCTGCGCCGCACGCTGTACCTCCTGCTCAGCTTCTGGCTGGGCGTCGCGTGGTTCTGCGTTCTCGTCACCGGGATCTCGATGGGCATCGGCCTGGCCATCACGCTGATCGGCCTGCCGATCCTCGTCGCGATGCTGTGGGCGGTGCGCTGGATGGCCGAGGGCGAGCGGATCCTCGTCAAGGCCCTGATCGGCACCGACGCCTCGGCGCACTACCGCCGCCCCGGCCGGCCCGGGCTGTGGGCGCAGATCATGACCCGGCTCGGGGACCCTCAGACCTGGAAGGACTTCGTCTACCTCCTCGTCCAGTTCCCGCTCGGTCTGGTCTGGACGGTCGTCGCCGTCGTGCTCATCACCGCGTCGGCCGGCACGCTGTTCGCGCCCCTCTACTACTGGGCCGTCCCCGACGGGATCGACGCCGGCCTCTTCAACGCCGACACCCTGCCCGAGGCGCTCGCGCTGGTCCCGCTCGGCGTGCTCCTGTCCTGGCTGAGCTGGCACATCCTCGACCGGCTCGGCCGCGTGCACGGCGCGTGGGCGAAGCTCGTGCTCGCCTCTTCGCCGGACCCGGAGCTCACGGCCCGCGTCGACGACCTGCGCTCGAGCCAGGCGCGCATCATCGAGGCGGCCGACGAGGCGCGCCGGCGCATCGAGCGCGACCTCCATGACGGGGCGCAGCAGCGCCTCGTCGCGCTGTCGCTGAAGCTCGGCATGGCCCGCAAGCGCCTGCAGGACGGCGGTGACGGCGCCGACACGCTCGTGGCGGAGGCGCACGAGGAGGCCAAGCTCGCGCTCGGGGACCTGCGTGACCTCGCTCGCGGCATCCACCCCGCGGTCCTCACCGAGTGCGGGCTCGGGCCCGCGATCGAGGAGCTCGCGGCGCGCGCGCCGGTCGACGTGACCGTCGCGGAGATCCCCGGCGAGCGGCTGCCGCCCGCCACCGAGGCCGCCGCCTACTTCGTCGTCGCCGAGTGCCTCGTGAACGTCGCCAAGTACGCGCAGGCCGACGAGGTCGTGGTACGTGCGCGGCCGGACGTCGGCCGGCTCGTCGTGGAGGTCGCCGACGACGGTGTCGGCGGTGCCGACCCGAGCAGCGGCTCGGGCCTGCGCGGGCTCGCGGACCGGGTCGCGGCGCTCGACGGCGTCCTGCGCGTCACCAGCGCGCCCGGCGCCGGGACCACGGTGCGGGCCGAGATCCCGCTCGTGGCCGCGACCGAAGGCGTGCTTGTCTGA